The following proteins come from a genomic window of Flavobacteriaceae bacterium MAR_2010_188:
- a CDS encoding 6-phosphogluconolactonase: MLKFSSVMLFIFSISCGPQKINKTDADIKVNRFYVSTYTNNDSKGIYEYGINSTGKLTKLGLAAEIENPSFLAKSVDQKYLLVVSETEDDSNGGGTISSFKIEKDKLTLLSTQESGGASPCFVAVDESGIVLTANYSSGTIGLLKLNKDGKLQGPLDVEKHTGQGTHARQTGPHAHSVWFVPEENLIVSVDLGTNDLWFSKIDKKTNKLIPEPNKKLAMKEASGPRHLAFHPTKKILYVLNEMAGSITRIDYDDNENFIVKESYSSLIEGADISANNSADIHISSDGRFLYASNRGPNNIGVFAITGSGDLQVVEHVSTKGDAPRNFSFSPGEKFLLVANQNSNNIISFKRNEESGKLTYADSISAPTPVCILF; this comes from the coding sequence ATGCTTAAATTTTCTTCAGTGATGCTTTTCATTTTCTCAATTTCATGCGGACCTCAAAAGATAAATAAAACTGATGCCGACATAAAAGTTAATCGGTTCTATGTTAGTACCTATACTAATAACGATAGCAAGGGCATTTATGAATATGGGATTAATTCAACTGGAAAACTAACAAAACTAGGCCTTGCGGCGGAAATTGAAAATCCGTCGTTTTTGGCCAAAAGTGTTGATCAAAAGTATTTGCTTGTTGTAAGTGAGACCGAAGATGATTCTAACGGAGGTGGCACTATTTCTTCCTTTAAAATTGAAAAAGACAAATTAACCCTTCTCAGTACTCAAGAATCTGGAGGCGCATCACCATGTTTTGTTGCTGTTGATGAATCTGGAATTGTTTTGACCGCAAATTATTCAAGTGGAACAATTGGACTGTTAAAGCTAAACAAGGACGGAAAATTACAAGGCCCTCTAGATGTTGAAAAACATACCGGTCAAGGCACCCATGCCCGACAAACAGGCCCACATGCACATTCCGTATGGTTTGTTCCTGAAGAAAATCTCATTGTGTCAGTAGACTTGGGAACCAATGACCTTTGGTTTTCAAAAATTGACAAAAAAACCAATAAGTTGATTCCTGAGCCCAATAAAAAACTAGCCATGAAAGAGGCTTCGGGTCCACGTCATTTAGCATTTCATCCTACCAAGAAAATTCTTTATGTATTAAATGAAATGGCTGGCTCAATAACTAGAATCGATTACGACGATAATGAAAATTTTATAGTAAAGGAATCTTATAGTTCACTAATTGAGGGTGCAGATATATCAGCTAATAATTCTGCCGACATCCATATATCTTCTGATGGAAGGTTTTTATACGCATCAAATAGAGGACCAAATAACATCGGAGTCTTCGCCATCACTGGGAGTGGAGATCTGCAAGTTGTTGAGCATGTTTCAACCAAGGGCGATGCTCCGAGAAATTTTTCATTTTCACCTGGTGAGAAATTCTTATTGGTGGCTAATCAAAATTCTAACAATATAATATCCTTTAAAAGAAACGAAGAAAGCGGAAAATTGACTTATGCCGACTCAATATCGGCTCCTACCCCTGTTTGTATTTTATTTTAA
- a CDS encoding Radical SAM superfamily protein: protein MPKTKILFITPPFTQLNTAYPASAYLKGFMEGYEISFSHCDLSIELFASIFTSNFLRSIFKEAKDLDNNYYPKVNEMKELYISRVDVVIGFLQKQDIKTANKILEANFLPLGHRLINVSTEIKWEAGEIGIIDKAKHYGTLFIEEIGDFIQANVDEFFAFTKYAEQIATSASSFDELDELLSYQPTLIEDEMMNILEEKIQTHTPDLVCFTIPFPGNLFAALRCSQFIKQFFPDIHIAFGGGYCNTELRSLKDPRIFDFIDFISLDDGEGPLLKIVKYLEGAIDINELERTFVLENGQVVYKNKIPNTIFHHRNLPAPNYSGLPFDKYVSFLDIVNPMHRMWTDARWNKLTISHGCYWKQCSFCDVSLDYIGNYQNTTAEDLVDKIEKIIKDTGITGFHFVDEAAPPKMLRALSNKLIERNVNITWWTNIRFEKTFTFELCQLMEKSGCIAVTGGLEVASDRLLTKMKKGVDIAQVARVTHNFSENNIMVHSYLMYGFPTQTEQETIDSLEVVRQLFERNCIQSAFWHLFTTTVHSPIGKNPEEFGIEITGPIFEGFAQNDLYHNDSQGADHPKFTKGLNLALNSYLNGVGFKTDLQNWFDFPILPTTHPKDLIASFLSKSQLNDSSKRIFSD from the coding sequence ATGCCGAAAACGAAAATTCTTTTTATTACTCCTCCATTTACTCAGTTAAACACAGCTTATCCGGCTTCTGCTTATCTAAAAGGGTTCATGGAAGGGTATGAGATATCTTTTTCCCATTGCGATTTAAGTATTGAGTTATTTGCCTCTATTTTTACGAGTAATTTTCTCCGTTCTATCTTTAAGGAAGCTAAAGATTTGGATAATAATTATTATCCTAAGGTTAATGAAATGAAAGAGCTTTACATTTCTAGGGTTGATGTGGTTATCGGATTTCTTCAAAAGCAGGATATTAAAACTGCAAATAAAATATTGGAAGCTAATTTTTTGCCCTTAGGTCATAGGTTAATAAATGTTAGCACTGAAATTAAATGGGAAGCTGGGGAAATAGGAATCATTGATAAAGCAAAGCATTACGGAACACTTTTTATAGAAGAAATAGGTGATTTTATTCAAGCGAATGTGGATGAATTTTTTGCATTTACCAAATATGCCGAGCAAATTGCCACTTCAGCAAGTAGTTTTGATGAATTAGATGAATTATTGAGTTATCAACCTACTCTCATCGAAGATGAAATGATGAATATTTTGGAAGAGAAAATTCAAACGCATACTCCAGATTTAGTTTGCTTTACCATTCCTTTTCCTGGAAATTTGTTTGCTGCCTTACGTTGTTCTCAATTTATTAAACAGTTTTTTCCTGATATCCATATTGCATTTGGTGGAGGATATTGTAATACCGAATTACGTTCGCTAAAAGATCCTAGAATTTTTGATTTTATTGATTTTATTTCGCTGGACGATGGAGAAGGTCCATTATTAAAAATAGTTAAATATCTTGAAGGTGCCATAGATATCAATGAACTTGAAAGAACCTTTGTACTAGAAAACGGTCAAGTCGTTTACAAGAATAAAATTCCAAACACCATTTTTCATCATAGAAACTTGCCTGCTCCTAATTATTCGGGATTACCTTTTGATAAATATGTGTCATTTTTGGATATAGTAAACCCAATGCATCGTATGTGGACAGATGCTAGATGGAATAAATTGACTATTTCTCACGGATGTTATTGGAAACAATGCTCGTTTTGTGATGTGAGTTTAGATTATATAGGGAATTACCAAAACACAACGGCTGAAGATTTAGTAGATAAAATTGAGAAAATAATCAAGGATACGGGCATCACTGGTTTTCATTTTGTTGATGAAGCTGCTCCGCCTAAAATGTTAAGAGCTTTATCAAATAAATTGATAGAAAGAAATGTAAACATCACTTGGTGGACAAACATTCGATTTGAAAAAACTTTTACTTTTGAATTATGTCAGTTGATGGAGAAATCAGGTTGTATAGCCGTCACTGGAGGATTGGAAGTAGCCTCAGACAGATTATTGACCAAGATGAAAAAAGGAGTTGATATAGCACAAGTGGCAAGAGTTACTCATAATTTTTCTGAAAATAATATTATGGTTCATTCCTACCTTATGTATGGGTTTCCAACACAAACCGAGCAGGAAACTATTGACTCACTAGAAGTTGTAAGACAATTGTTTGAAAGAAATTGTATTCAGTCTGCATTTTGGCACCTATTCACAACGACGGTTCATAGCCCAATTGGTAAGAATCCAGAAGAATTTGGAATAGAAATAACGGGACCTATTTTTGAAGGTTTTGCTCAAAACGATTTATATCACAACGATTCTCAAGGAGCTGATCATCCCAAATTCACTAAGGGATTAAACCTCGCATTAAATAGTTATTTAAATGGAGTAGGATTCAAAACGGACTTACAAAACTGGTTTGACTTTCCTATTCTACCAACCACTCACCCAAAAGATTTAATTGCAAGTTTTTTATCTAAATCACAGCTAAACGACTCTTCCAAGAGAATATTTTCCGATTAA